One Pararge aegeria chromosome 1, ilParAegt1.1, whole genome shotgun sequence genomic region harbors:
- the LOC120625188 gene encoding gloverin-like: MQSTIIIIGLALLACAYAQVYQPLYYEETYPNNNQFVKQARHPRDVTWDKQVGNGKVFGTLGDKEDGSLYGKAGYKQDIFNDERGKLIGEAYGSRVLGPNGGNSFLEGKLNWNNAAKDTEANLALSRQIHGMTSAQADLSKVWNLDKNTRISAGGAISQADLGHGKPDYSIGAKFEHFFGGH; the protein is encoded by the exons ATGCAGTCGACAATCATAATTATTGGGCTTGCGTTACTGGCGTGTGCGTACGCGCAGGTCTATCAGCCGCTCTACTACGAAGAGAC ATATCCTAATAATAATCAGTTCGTGAAGCAAGCTCGTCATCCCCGTGACGTCACGTGGGATAAGCAAGTTGGAAATGGCAAGGTCTTTGGTACTCTTGGCGATAAAGAAGATGGCAGTCTCTAC GGTAAAGCCGGTTACAAGCAAGATATTTTCAATGACGAAAGGGGGAAACTGATTGGAGAAGCATACGGTTCCCGAGTGCTTGGTCCCAACGGTGGAAACAGTTTCTTGGAGGGTAAACTCAACTGGAACAATGCTGCGAAAGACACTGAAGCTAACCTGGCACTGTCAAGACAGATTCACGGAATGACTAGT GCTCAAGCAGACCTCTCCAAAGTCTGGAATCTGGATAAGAACACGCGTATATCCGCCGGTGGTGCCATCTCGCAAGCTGATCTAGGACATGGAAAACCTGACTACAGTATTGGTGCTAAATTTGAACACTTCTTTGGTGGtcattaa
- the LOC120625198 gene encoding gloverin-like: MQSANIIIGIALLACAYAQVSQPPHYKDKYPNKYQFVKQARHPRDVTWDKKVGDGKVFGTLGDKDDGSLYGKAGYKQDIFNDERGKLTGEAYGSRVLGPNGGNSFLEGKLNWNNAAKDTEANLALSRQIHGKTGAQADLSKVWNLDKNTRISAGGAISQADLGHGKPDYSIGAKFEHFFGGH; encoded by the exons ATGCAGTCAGCAAACATAATAATTGGAATTGCTTTATTGGCGTGTGCGTACGCGCAGGTGTCTCAGCCACCCCACTACAAAGACAA GTATCCAAATAAATACCAGTTCGTCAAGCAAGCTCGTCATCCCCGTGACGTAACGTGGGATAAGAAAGTTGGAGATGGCAAGGTCTTTGGTACTCTCGGCGATAAGGATGACGGCAGTCTCTAC GGTAAAGCCGGTTACAAGCAAGATATATTCAACGATGAAAGGGGAAAACTGACTGGAGAAGCTTACGGTTCCCGTGTGCTAGGTCCCAACGGTGGTAACAGTTTCTTGGAGGGTAAACTCAACTGGAACAATGCTGCGAAAGATACAGAAGCTAACCTGGCATTGTCAAGACAGATTCACGGAAAGACTGGc GCTCAAGCAGACCTCTCCAAAGTCTGGAATTTGGATAAGAACACGCGTATATCAGCCGGTGGTGCCATCTCTCAAGCTGATCTAGGACATGGCAAACCTGACTACAGTATTGGTGCTAAATTTGAACACTTCTTTGGCggtcattaa